Proteins encoded within one genomic window of Pseudalkalibacillus sp. SCS-8:
- the purM gene encoding phosphoribosylformylglycinamidine cyclo-ligase — MAQAYKQAGVDVEAGYEAVKRMKKHVEGTTRPEVLGGIGAFGGMFDLSKMDIKEPVLISGTDGVGTKLMLAFQMDKHDTIGIDAVAMCVNDIVAQGAEPLYFLDYIACGKLTPEKIEQIVKGIAEGCKQAGAALIGGETAEMPGMYDPAEYDLAGFTVGVAEKSKLITPDKVQKDDVLIGIASSGIHSNGYSLVRKILLENQGYELNQTLDQLGKTLGEELLTPTKIYVKPVLEVIKKYDVHGIAHITGGGFIENIPRMLPESLKAEVDLGSWPVHSIFNLLQEKGDLTLEDMLGTFNMGIGMVLAVKEEEATKVIRTLIEQGERAYQIGRVKEGEGITFEGSEL; from the coding sequence AAGCTGGAGTCGATGTTGAAGCGGGATATGAGGCGGTCAAGCGCATGAAAAAGCATGTGGAGGGAACGACGCGCCCAGAGGTACTGGGGGGTATCGGAGCGTTCGGTGGCATGTTCGATCTTTCCAAGATGGATATCAAAGAGCCTGTCCTTATTTCAGGAACAGATGGAGTCGGGACGAAGCTGATGCTCGCTTTTCAAATGGACAAGCATGATACGATCGGGATCGACGCAGTCGCCATGTGTGTGAACGATATCGTTGCACAAGGTGCGGAGCCTCTCTATTTTCTCGATTATATCGCCTGCGGAAAGCTCACACCCGAAAAAATCGAGCAGATCGTAAAAGGGATTGCGGAAGGCTGTAAGCAGGCTGGTGCTGCTCTCATTGGAGGCGAAACCGCTGAAATGCCAGGAATGTATGACCCAGCGGAGTATGATCTTGCCGGCTTTACAGTCGGAGTCGCGGAGAAATCCAAGCTGATTACACCAGATAAAGTCCAAAAGGATGACGTGTTGATTGGCATCGCTTCAAGCGGAATCCATAGCAACGGCTACTCGTTGGTCCGTAAAATTTTACTGGAGAATCAAGGGTATGAGCTTAATCAAACGCTTGATCAACTCGGAAAAACGCTTGGAGAAGAGCTTTTGACACCGACGAAAATCTATGTGAAGCCTGTCCTTGAAGTCATCAAGAAATACGACGTACATGGTATCGCCCACATTACAGGCGGCGGGTTCATTGAAAATATACCGCGCATGCTACCAGAAAGTCTAAAGGCTGAGGTGGATTTAGGCTCATGGCCGGTCCATTCCATTTTCAACCTCTTGCAGGAAAAAGGGGATCTAACCCTGGAGGACATGCTGGGAACGTTCAACATGGGAATCGGGATGGTGCTCGCTGTAAAAGAAGAAGAGGCGACGAAGGTCATCCGTACCTTGATTGAGCAAGGCGAAAGAGCATATCAAATCGGACGAGTGAAAGAAGGGGAAGGCATCACGTTTGAAGGGAGCGAGCTTTAG
- the purN gene encoding phosphoribosylglycinamide formyltransferase has product MKNIAVFASGSGTNFQAIIDAVESGELQAEISLLVCDKPGAMAVERAEKHGIPTFVFSPKSYINKEAFEAEILKELEEADVSFIALAGYMRLIGPTLLFKYEGKMVNIHPSLLPAFPGKDAIGQAIAAGVTETGVTIHFVDDGMDTGPIIEQVPVPIEENDTANHIRRKIHDVEHALYPRVLQKLLHETKIETY; this is encoded by the coding sequence GTGAAGAATATCGCTGTATTTGCATCAGGTTCAGGCACGAACTTTCAAGCGATCATAGACGCGGTCGAATCCGGCGAGCTTCAAGCCGAGATTTCCTTGCTCGTTTGCGACAAACCGGGAGCGATGGCGGTCGAAAGGGCCGAAAAGCATGGCATCCCGACCTTCGTTTTTTCACCTAAAAGCTACATAAATAAAGAGGCGTTTGAAGCAGAGATTTTAAAGGAGCTGGAAGAGGCAGATGTGTCGTTCATCGCGCTTGCCGGATATATGCGATTGATCGGGCCGACTCTCCTTTTCAAATATGAAGGGAAAATGGTGAATATCCATCCTTCTTTATTACCGGCGTTTCCAGGAAAGGATGCAATCGGGCAAGCGATTGCGGCGGGGGTTACGGAAACAGGCGTTACCATCCATTTCGTTGATGATGGCATGGACACAGGGCCGATCATCGAGCAGGTTCCGGTTCCCATTGAAGAAAACGATACAGCAAATCACATCCGGAGGAAAATCCATGACGTCGAGCATGCGCTTTATCCAAGGGTGCTTCAGAAATTACTACACGAGACAAAAATCGAAACATACTGA
- the purH gene encoding bifunctional phosphoribosylaminoimidazolecarboxamide formyltransferase/IMP cyclohydrolase encodes MKRALVSVSNKEGLIPFVQGLIEQDIEIVSTGGTKKAIEEAGLQVTGISEVTGFPEILDGRVKTLHPNIHGGLLAVRANEDHQRQIAEHDIKPIDFVIVNLYPFKETISKPNVAFADAIENIDIGGPSMLRSAAKNHASVTVAVDPADYGPILEELQTKGDVSDETKRRLAAKVFRHTAAYDALIAQYLTEQTEEEFPESYTVTYTKKQALRYGENPHQKAAFYEVPIGNPSTVAKAKQLHGKELSYNNINDADAALQIIHEFDEPAVVVVKHTNPCGVGVGKTLAEAYKLAYEADPISIFGGIVATNEEVDAETAQMMREIFLEIIIAPSFSEEARSILTQKKNLRLLQVEPKTIATDVAKRIQSVSGGALIQEEDHFGFDHAELKVVTKREPTEAEWADLKLGWQIVKHVKSNAIVLAKENRTIGIGAGQMNRVGAAKIALEQAGEHVQGSAMASDAFFPMSDTVEAAAKAGVTAIIQPGGSIRDQESIDKADEYGITMVMTSVRHFKH; translated from the coding sequence ATGAAACGCGCATTAGTGAGTGTATCCAACAAAGAAGGATTGATCCCGTTCGTCCAAGGGTTGATTGAGCAAGACATCGAAATCGTCTCAACAGGAGGGACGAAGAAAGCGATTGAGGAAGCAGGACTACAGGTGACGGGCATTTCAGAGGTGACAGGGTTTCCTGAAATCCTTGATGGTCGTGTAAAAACTCTTCATCCGAATATCCATGGCGGGCTGCTTGCCGTGCGAGCGAACGAAGACCACCAACGTCAAATCGCTGAACACGACATCAAGCCGATCGATTTCGTCATCGTCAATCTTTATCCGTTCAAGGAAACGATCTCCAAACCGAATGTTGCGTTTGCAGATGCAATCGAGAACATTGATATTGGCGGGCCGAGCATGCTCCGTTCCGCTGCGAAAAATCATGCATCCGTAACCGTAGCAGTCGATCCAGCGGATTATGGACCGATTCTTGAAGAGCTCCAGACGAAAGGTGACGTATCCGATGAAACGAAACGCCGATTGGCGGCGAAGGTGTTCCGTCATACCGCGGCGTACGATGCGTTGATCGCCCAGTATTTGACCGAACAGACGGAAGAGGAATTCCCGGAATCCTACACGGTCACCTATACGAAAAAGCAAGCTCTGCGCTACGGGGAGAACCCGCATCAAAAGGCTGCTTTTTACGAGGTGCCGATCGGAAACCCTTCTACAGTTGCAAAAGCGAAGCAATTGCACGGGAAGGAGCTTTCCTACAACAACATCAATGATGCAGATGCAGCGCTTCAAATCATCCATGAATTCGACGAGCCAGCGGTTGTGGTGGTCAAGCATACGAATCCGTGTGGTGTCGGCGTCGGAAAAACATTAGCGGAGGCATACAAGCTTGCTTATGAGGCAGACCCAATCTCCATCTTCGGCGGAATCGTCGCGACGAACGAGGAAGTGGATGCAGAAACGGCTCAAATGATGCGTGAGATTTTCCTTGAGATTATCATCGCGCCATCCTTCTCAGAGGAAGCACGTTCGATTCTCACACAGAAAAAGAATTTGCGTTTACTCCAGGTCGAGCCGAAAACGATCGCAACGGATGTGGCGAAGCGAATCCAATCCGTCTCAGGTGGGGCATTGATTCAGGAAGAGGACCACTTCGGTTTCGATCATGCGGAGCTGAAGGTCGTTACGAAGCGCGAACCGACTGAAGCGGAATGGGCAGACCTGAAGCTAGGCTGGCAGATCGTCAAGCACGTCAAATCGAACGCAATCGTCCTAGCGAAGGAAAACCGGACAATCGGAATCGGTGCTGGTCAAATGAACCGGGTCGGAGCGGCGAAGATCGCCCTCGAACAAGCGGGTGAACACGTTCAAGGATCTGCGATGGCGTCTGATGCGTTTTTCCCGATGAGCGATACGGTAGAAGCGGCAGCAAAAGCAGGGGTCACGGCAATCATCCAGCCAGGTGGATCGATCCGCGACCAGGAGTCAATCGATAAAGCGGATGAGTATGGAATCACGATGGTCATGACAAGCGTACGTCATTTTAAACACTAA